The proteins below are encoded in one region of Lactuca sativa cultivar Salinas chromosome 3, Lsat_Salinas_v11, whole genome shotgun sequence:
- the LOC111897167 gene encoding chitinase 4, which produces MKTTLSTLLLAGLFLAGIIVPEPVASQNNVNRADIVTQEFFNGIINKSPNTCRGKSFYTRVAFLRVIGDYQEFARSGSMDDSKRELAAFFAHVTHETGHFCYVEEINKQEYCDRTRNAYPCAPNKRYYGRGPLQITWNYNYGAAGSSIGSDLLGNPDIVANDPMISFRTALWFWMTNVHSVVGQGFGATIRKINGGECNGGNAGQVSSRVAYYTDYCNQFGVSPGPNLRC; this is translated from the exons atgaaaacaACCCTCTCAACCCTCCTCCTTGCCGGACTATTTCTAGCTGGAATCATCGTCCCTGAGCCGGTTGCTTCCCAGAATAATGTAAACAGAGCTGATATAGTGACCCAAGAATTCTTCAATGGGATTATAAACAAGTCTCCCAACACCTGTCGCGGAAAAAGCTTTTACACACGTGTGGCGTTTCTTAGAGTCATCGGAGACTACCAAGAGTTTGCTAGATCGGGTTCGATGGATGATTCAAAGCGAGAACTGGCGGCCTTCTTTGCTCATGTTACTCATGAGACTGGTC ACTTCTGTTACGTAGAAGAGATAAATAAACAAGAGTACTGCGATAGGACCCGGAATGCATATCCGTGCGCCCCTAACAAACGCTACTATGGGAGAGGTCCACTTCAAATTACATGGAACTACAACTATGGTGCAGCTGGAAGTAGTATTGGGTCCGATTTGCTCGGGAACCCAGATATTGTGGCTAATGACCCAATGATTTCGTTTAGGACTGCCTTGTGGTTTTGGATGACAAATGTTCATTCGGTCGTCGGTCAAGGGTTCGGAGCAACAATCAGAAAAATTAATGGCGGTGAATGCAATGGTGGGAATGCAGGTCAGGTGAGTTCTCGTGTCGCGTACTACACCGATTATTGTAATCAGTTTGGTGTTTCACCCGGCCCTAATCTTCGGTGTTAG